A stretch of Rhodothermales bacterium DNA encodes these proteins:
- a CDS encoding cytochrome c, whose product MKRILTYGVLAGILVLAGCRGTESTKPPIHINPNMDRQEKFIGQQENVFFENRMAMRPPVPGTVARGFLRDDSRFYFGREANGQLVATVPVPMTADLLSRGQERYGIYCSVCHGLAGDGKGIIMVGNGGAGYGYVPAPDFHVDRLRTIEDGHIYDVITNGIRNMPAYAQQIPVADRWAIVAYVRALQRSQHAPATDVPQSELSRLQAGGD is encoded by the coding sequence ATGAAGCGTATTCTGACATATGGGGTTCTCGCCGGCATCCTGGTGCTGGCCGGATGCCGGGGCACGGAATCGACCAAGCCTCCCATCCATATCAACCCGAACATGGATCGCCAGGAAAAATTTATCGGCCAGCAGGAGAACGTGTTCTTCGAAAACCGCATGGCGATGCGTCCGCCCGTTCCGGGCACCGTCGCGCGCGGTTTTCTGCGTGACGACAGCCGCTTCTATTTCGGGCGCGAGGCGAACGGCCAGCTGGTGGCTACCGTCCCGGTTCCCATGACGGCCGATCTGCTCAGCCGGGGCCAGGAACGGTACGGCATCTACTGCTCGGTATGTCACGGGCTCGCCGGCGACGGCAAGGGCATCATCATGGTCGGCAATGGAGGGGCGGGATACGGTTATGTGCCGGCGCCTGACTTCCATGTGGACCGCCTTCGCACCATCGAGGACGGCCACATCTACGACGTGATCACGAACGGCATCCGCAACATGCCGGCCTACGCGCAGCAGATTCCGGTCGCCGACCGGTGGGCGATCGTCGCGTACGTGCGCGCACTGCAGCGAAGCCAGCACGCGCCGGCGACCGATGTGCCGCAGAGCGAACTGAGCCGGCTCCAGGCCGGCGGTGATTGA
- a CDS encoding DUF3341 domain-containing protein produces the protein MSKKPYSALKASMGIFGSDADGVYGLLAEFSNPGTLLHAAKATREAGYAHFDTHSPFPIHGMDKAMGLGNSLVGYIVLVGGITGLSIATWLQWWTGQVDYPLNISGKPFFAVEPSIPVMFELTILFSAFAAVAGMLALNGLPRPYNPLFYSNAFTRATDDGFFLHIAASDGQFDQQKTADFLKGIGASHVEVIHDHGVADTDEAEAPAGAHAASH, from the coding sequence ATGTCAAAAAAACCTTACAGCGCCCTGAAAGCCTCGATGGGCATCTTCGGCAGCGATGCGGACGGCGTCTACGGCCTTCTTGCCGAATTTTCGAATCCGGGTACACTCCTGCACGCGGCGAAAGCCACGCGCGAGGCCGGCTACGCCCATTTCGATACCCACAGCCCGTTTCCGATTCACGGGATGGATAAGGCCATGGGGCTGGGCAACTCGCTGGTGGGCTACATCGTCCTCGTCGGCGGCATCACCGGGCTCTCGATCGCGACCTGGCTCCAGTGGTGGACGGGGCAGGTGGACTACCCGCTCAACATCAGCGGGAAGCCCTTCTTCGCCGTCGAGCCCTCGATTCCGGTCATGTTCGAACTGACCATCCTCTTCTCCGCCTTTGCGGCGGTCGCCGGCATGCTGGCGCTCAACGGCCTGCCGCGCCCGTACAACCCCCTGTTTTATTCGAACGCGTTTACGCGCGCTACCGACGACGGCTTCTTCCTGCACATCGCGGCCTCCGACGGGCAGTTCGACCAGCAGAAAACGGCCGACTTTCTCAAGGGGATCGGCGCCTCGCATGTCGAGGTGATTCACGATCACGGCGTGGCGGATACCGATGAGGCCGAAGCGCCCGCCGGCGCGCACGCGGCGTCGCACTGA
- the nrfD gene encoding NrfD/PsrC family molybdoenzyme membrane anchor subunit, which translates to MSKTATHGEGLHLDPPLITGNLSFHDITEMVSRHTEKKTPLAWYGAFGMASSIALLLLVMIAYLVWNGVGVWGVNNPVGWGWAIVNFVFWVGIGHAGTLISAILFLFRQKWRTSINRAAEAMTLFAVICALVFPGIHVGRIWVAYWMFPIPNQMEMWPQFKSPLLWDVFAVSSYFLVSLVFWYVGLVPDLATLRDRTSKALRRKVLAFFALGWTGANRHWRNYEKAYLILAALATPLVLSVHSVVSFDFAVSVVPGWHTTIFPPYFVAGAIFSGFAMVVTLMVISRKIYGIEDLITINHLEKMNIIILLTGTMVGFAYITEFFIAWYSGVEYELYAFINRATGPYAWAYWTMMSCNLLFPQFFWVKKLRKSIPFMFLTSIIVNIGMWFERFVITVISLHRDYMPSSWDYYQPTFVDIFTFVGTFGLFLTLFLLFLRWVPMVAIAEVKGVMPEADPHHYEDHAGDGHAGHAAHEVRPGGH; encoded by the coding sequence GTGAGCAAAACAGCGACACACGGTGAGGGGCTGCATCTCGATCCCCCGCTCATCACAGGCAATCTCTCGTTTCACGACATCACGGAAATGGTGTCGCGGCATACGGAGAAAAAAACGCCGCTGGCGTGGTACGGCGCCTTCGGGATGGCGAGCAGCATCGCGTTGCTGCTGCTGGTCATGATCGCTTACCTCGTCTGGAACGGGGTCGGCGTCTGGGGGGTGAACAACCCGGTGGGTTGGGGCTGGGCCATCGTCAACTTCGTGTTCTGGGTGGGTATCGGCCACGCCGGCACGCTCATCTCGGCGATCCTCTTTCTCTTCCGGCAGAAGTGGCGCACCTCGATCAACCGTGCCGCCGAAGCGATGACGCTGTTCGCCGTGATCTGTGCGCTCGTCTTTCCGGGCATCCACGTGGGCCGTATCTGGGTCGCGTACTGGATGTTTCCGATCCCGAACCAGATGGAGATGTGGCCCCAGTTTAAGAGCCCCCTCCTGTGGGACGTGTTCGCGGTGTCGAGCTACTTCCTCGTTTCGCTCGTGTTCTGGTACGTAGGCCTCGTGCCCGACCTCGCCACGCTGCGCGACCGCACCTCGAAGGCGTTGCGCCGCAAAGTGCTCGCCTTCTTCGCCCTCGGGTGGACGGGCGCGAACCGCCACTGGCGCAACTACGAAAAAGCGTATCTCATCCTGGCCGCGCTCGCCACGCCGCTCGTGCTCTCGGTGCACTCGGTCGTGTCGTTCGACTTTGCCGTGTCCGTCGTTCCGGGCTGGCATACGACCATCTTCCCGCCCTACTTCGTCGCCGGCGCTATCTTCTCCGGCTTCGCGATGGTGGTGACGCTGATGGTGATATCGCGCAAGATCTACGGCATCGAGGACCTCATTACCATCAACCACCTGGAGAAGATGAACATCATCATCCTCCTCACGGGTACGATGGTCGGCTTCGCCTACATCACCGAGTTCTTCATCGCCTGGTACTCCGGCGTCGAATACGAACTCTACGCCTTCATCAACCGCGCCACCGGGCCCTATGCCTGGGCGTACTGGACGATGATGTCGTGCAACCTGCTTTTCCCGCAGTTCTTCTGGGTCAAGAAGCTTCGGAAGAGCATCCCGTTCATGTTCCTGACGTCGATCATCGTGAACATCGGGATGTGGTTCGAACGCTTCGTGATCACGGTGATCTCGCTGCATCGGGACTACATGCCCAGCTCGTGGGACTACTACCAGCCGACCTTTGTCGACATCTTTACCTTCGTCGGCACCTTCGGCCTGTTTCTCACGCTGTTCCTGCTGTTCCTCCGCTGGGTGCCCATGGTGGCGATCGCCGAAGTGAAGGGCGTCATGCCCGAGGCGGATCCGCACCACTATGAAGATCACGCCGGCGACGGCCATGCCGGACACGCCGCGCATGAAGTACGCCCCGGCGGGCATTAA
- a CDS encoding TAT-variant-translocated molybdopterin oxidoreductase: MIELPVIDAASSAEGDQKKHFWRSIQHLRQDPHFKRIGQEEFMPGASDAPGGSSRRQFLQLMGASMALAGLSACRRPVELTLPYARKPEEIIPGIPLFYATSMPFRGVLSPLLVESHEGRPTKVEGNPDHPMSMGASGVFEQASLLNLYDPDRSAHVTRGGNQVSWADFVAFSQGFLAQAASRKVAVLCAPSSSPTQLALRGRLAQVFPQLRWVTYAPEGDDAERMGMQAAYGMALRPSYRFEHAEVIVSLDADFLSPTDRNFVANTRGFAASRKMNAPQDEISRLYVVESTYSVTGGSADNRLRLRSSQIPSFAAALAVRLGVEGVQGVGAEFIDHPYVQAMERDLLRAGSHGVVLAGETQPASVHALCMAINKRLSSIGNTVMLYDTKEEVKPAQSEQLQQLVFDMGNGSVDALLMLGVNPVYDMPGELDFAGALQRVPTSIHLGSHQDETAVASTWHIPQAHYLEAWGDGRAHDGTLSVIQPLIAPLHDDARSDIEVLNAFATGLDVSGYDLVRDTWRPVLSNDFEAAWKKVIHDGFLPDSGFATVDPAMRPVSGASPYQVAGDELEVVFRLDGKVLDGSFANNAWLQELPDSTTKVVWDNVALISPATAERLGLEVPYVEGKHYADRIEITAGGTTVDMPVWIVPGHADNSLTVTLGYGRDIVSHRPDRVTNFFDTDDQTDIYGHGAVATGVGVNVAKLRTPGAMRIATGATVRKVGSGYMVATTQDHGYMEGRPLYRMATVEEYREEPGFAADAVETLPGGEPWADYPALWQERHPTTQPAFKDNPYHEYQWAMVIDLNTCTGCNACVVACQSENNVQVVGKDQVSRGRELHWIRMDRYFVSEEGGEADPKMVMQPVMCMHCENAPCESVCPVAATVHSPDGTNQMIYNRCIGTRYCANNCPYKVRRFNYYNWSKTLPLEVHMAQNPNVTVRSRGVMEKCSFCIQRVRKANIRSSLENRSIQEGEVQSACQQACPAGAIVFGNINDPNSKVSKARQDNRRYEMLAELSTKPRASYLGRVTNPNPELERATA; encoded by the coding sequence ATGATCGAACTACCCGTGATTGACGCCGCCTCGTCGGCAGAGGGAGACCAGAAGAAGCATTTCTGGCGCAGCATCCAGCATCTGCGTCAGGATCCTCATTTCAAGCGGATCGGACAGGAAGAGTTTATGCCGGGGGCCAGCGATGCTCCCGGTGGCAGCTCCCGCCGTCAGTTCCTGCAGTTGATGGGGGCTTCGATGGCGCTGGCCGGGCTGTCTGCATGCCGCCGGCCCGTAGAGCTTACCCTCCCTTATGCGCGGAAACCGGAAGAGATCATCCCCGGGATTCCGCTTTTTTACGCTACGTCGATGCCGTTCCGCGGCGTGCTGTCGCCGCTGCTCGTGGAGAGCCACGAAGGCCGGCCGACGAAGGTGGAGGGGAATCCGGACCATCCGATGAGCATGGGCGCCTCCGGCGTCTTCGAACAGGCTTCGCTGCTCAACCTGTACGACCCGGACCGGTCGGCGCATGTCACGCGCGGTGGTAACCAGGTGTCGTGGGCCGATTTTGTCGCGTTCAGCCAGGGTTTTCTGGCCCAGGCCGCCTCGCGCAAGGTGGCGGTGCTCTGCGCGCCTTCCTCGTCGCCGACGCAGCTCGCGTTGCGTGGCCGGCTCGCGCAGGTCTTCCCGCAGCTGCGCTGGGTCACCTACGCGCCGGAAGGCGATGACGCGGAGCGGATGGGGATGCAGGCCGCGTACGGCATGGCGCTCCGCCCGTCCTATCGGTTCGAGCATGCCGAAGTGATCGTCAGCCTCGACGCCGACTTCCTGAGCCCGACCGACCGCAATTTTGTCGCGAATACGCGCGGTTTTGCGGCCAGCCGCAAGATGAACGCGCCGCAGGATGAGATCAGCCGGCTTTATGTCGTCGAAAGCACCTATTCGGTGACCGGCGGCAGCGCCGACAACCGCCTCCGCCTGCGCTCCAGCCAGATTCCGTCCTTTGCCGCCGCGCTGGCGGTCCGGCTCGGCGTCGAAGGGGTGCAGGGTGTGGGCGCCGAATTTATCGACCATCCCTACGTCCAGGCCATGGAGCGCGATCTCCTGCGCGCCGGGTCGCACGGGGTGGTGCTGGCCGGCGAGACGCAGCCGGCGTCGGTGCACGCCCTGTGCATGGCGATCAACAAGCGCCTCAGCAGCATCGGCAATACGGTGATGTTGTACGACACCAAAGAAGAGGTCAAGCCGGCGCAGTCCGAACAGCTCCAGCAGCTCGTGTTCGACATGGGCAATGGCTCGGTCGACGCCCTGCTGATGCTCGGCGTGAATCCGGTGTACGACATGCCGGGCGAACTCGACTTCGCCGGCGCACTCCAGCGCGTGCCGACGTCGATTCATCTCGGATCGCATCAGGACGAAACGGCCGTGGCCAGCACCTGGCACATCCCGCAGGCCCATTATCTCGAAGCCTGGGGCGACGGGCGCGCGCACGACGGCACGCTTTCGGTCATCCAGCCGCTCATCGCGCCGCTGCACGACGACGCCCGTTCCGATATCGAGGTACTGAACGCCTTCGCCACCGGGCTCGACGTGTCGGGCTACGATCTGGTGCGCGACACGTGGCGTCCGGTGCTGAGCAACGACTTCGAGGCTGCCTGGAAAAAGGTCATCCACGACGGCTTCCTCCCGGATAGCGGGTTCGCCACGGTGGATCCCGCGATGCGGCCGGTTTCGGGCGCTTCGCCCTATCAGGTGGCCGGCGATGAGCTGGAAGTGGTCTTCCGCCTCGACGGCAAGGTGCTGGACGGCAGCTTCGCCAACAACGCCTGGCTGCAGGAACTGCCGGACTCGACCACGAAGGTGGTCTGGGACAATGTGGCGCTCATCAGTCCGGCCACGGCGGAACGCCTCGGGCTCGAAGTGCCCTATGTAGAAGGCAAGCATTACGCCGATCGGATCGAGATCACCGCCGGCGGCACCACGGTAGACATGCCCGTCTGGATCGTTCCGGGGCATGCGGACAACTCGCTGACGGTGACGCTCGGCTACGGGCGCGACATCGTGTCGCATCGGCCGGATCGGGTCACCAACTTCTTCGACACCGACGACCAGACCGACATCTACGGTCATGGCGCCGTGGCGACCGGCGTCGGCGTGAACGTGGCGAAGCTGCGTACCCCGGGCGCGATGCGGATCGCTACCGGCGCGACGGTGCGCAAGGTGGGCAGCGGCTACATGGTCGCCACCACCCAGGACCACGGCTACATGGAAGGCCGGCCGCTGTACCGCATGGCGACCGTAGAGGAATACCGCGAGGAGCCCGGTTTTGCGGCCGACGCCGTCGAGACCCTCCCCGGCGGCGAGCCCTGGGCGGATTATCCGGCCCTGTGGCAGGAGCGGCATCCGACGACGCAGCCGGCGTTCAAGGACAACCCGTACCACGAGTACCAGTGGGCGATGGTGATCGACCTGAACACCTGCACGGGATGCAACGCGTGCGTGGTGGCCTGCCAGTCGGAAAACAACGTGCAGGTGGTCGGGAAGGATCAGGTCAGCCGCGGGCGTGAACTGCACTGGATTCGCATGGACCGCTACTTCGTCAGCGAAGAAGGCGGCGAGGCCGATCCGAAGATGGTCATGCAGCCGGTGATGTGCATGCACTGCGAGAACGCGCCGTGCGAATCGGTCTGCCCGGTCGCCGCGACGGTGCACTCGCCGGACGGCACGAACCAGATGATCTACAACCGCTGTATCGGTACGCGCTACTGCGCCAACAACTGCCCGTACAAGGTGCGCCGGTTTAACTACTACAACTGGTCGAAAACGCTGCCCCTCGAAGTGCACATGGCCCAGAACCCGAACGTCACCGTTCGGTCCCGCGGCGTCATGGAGAAGTGCTCGTTTTGTATCCAGCGCGTCCGCAAGGCCAACATCCGCTCGAGCCTGGAAAACCGTTCGATCCAGGAGGGCGAAGTGCAGTCGGCGTGCCAGCAGGCCTGCCCGGCCGGCGCCATTGTCTTCGGTAACATTAACGACCCGAACAGCAAGGTATCGAAAGCGCGGCAGGACAACCGTCGCTACGAGATGCTGGCCGAGTTGAGCACCAAGCCGCGCGCCTCGTACCTGGGCCGCGTGACGAACCCGAATCCGGAACTCGAGCGCGCTACCGCCTGA
- a CDS encoding cytochrome c3 family protein, whose protein sequence is MPQSFSKGANMLPALSLIGALLGGVVTIAFVWYYFSPEYIDVGHRPEQPVPYSHRLHVGQLGLDCRYCHTNVEVSSLANVPATQTCMNCHTQIKTESPKLLPVRESWASGHPVEWVKVNYLAEYVNFSHAVHVNQGVGCETCHGRIDQMEIVSQVEPLSMGWCLECHRQPELYLRPKDQVTTMGYVHPADFVERNLDRIATEGITPPTNCSACHY, encoded by the coding sequence ATGCCTCAGTCCTTCTCAAAGGGGGCCAATATGTTGCCGGCCCTGTCGCTCATTGGTGCCCTGCTCGGCGGCGTCGTTACGATCGCATTTGTCTGGTACTACTTTTCGCCGGAGTACATCGACGTCGGCCATCGGCCCGAACAGCCCGTCCCGTACAGCCATCGTCTGCATGTCGGGCAGTTGGGGTTGGACTGTCGGTATTGCCATACCAACGTCGAGGTATCGTCGCTCGCCAACGTGCCGGCGACCCAGACGTGCATGAACTGCCACACCCAGATCAAGACGGAGTCGCCCAAGCTGCTTCCGGTGCGCGAGAGCTGGGCGTCGGGTCATCCGGTCGAGTGGGTGAAGGTGAACTACCTGGCCGAGTACGTCAATTTCAGCCACGCCGTCCATGTCAATCAGGGCGTGGGATGTGAAACCTGTCACGGCCGCATCGACCAGATGGAGATTGTCTCCCAGGTCGAGCCGCTGTCGATGGGGTGGTGTCTGGAGTGCCATCGTCAGCCCGAGTTGTACCTCCGCCCCAAGGATCAGGTGACGACGATGGGGTATGTGCATCCGGCGGACTTTGTGGAGCGCAACCTGGACCGGATCGCCACCGAGGGCATTACCCCGCCCACGAATTGCTCTGCTTGCCATTATTAA
- a CDS encoding MATE family efflux transporter: MTLDRSHTLGTELRETLWLALPVVGSQLGQMSMGFVDTVMVGRLGPQALASVALGSTLFFFLAIVSMGVVFAVGPMVSQAYGAGDYDVIGRSVRQGLWMGVALSIPSITLLYNADRLFALMGHDADTASLATAYLRAILWGFLPFMWFAALRSFVEGVSRPFPVTLITLLGLGLNIGSNYVLMFGKLGFPALGVVGTGYASAVVFWFMCVVLALLAGRQPALRGFAVFSRLRLPDTEYFRKLFRIGWPIGALHGVEAGLFSVTALLIGVLGTNDLAAHQVAIQFAAFTFMVPLGIGIATSVRVGQAVGRQDAVGIRMAGYIGIGLAMTFMGCAALFLWLAPETAVGFYLDVDEPANREVVRLAVQLLGFAAVFQVFDGAQVSASGALRGLKDTRGPMLIGALAYWGVGMTTGYALGFWAGMGAAGLWAGLVVGLMVAALALIWRFVYAARVAGDRLAAEAST; the protein is encoded by the coding sequence ATGACGCTCGATCGTTCACATACCCTCGGTACGGAGCTTCGGGAGACCCTGTGGCTCGCGCTCCCCGTGGTCGGCTCCCAGCTGGGCCAGATGTCGATGGGGTTTGTGGATACGGTGATGGTCGGCCGGCTCGGCCCGCAGGCCCTGGCGTCGGTCGCGCTCGGCAGTACGCTCTTCTTTTTTCTGGCCATCGTGAGCATGGGCGTCGTGTTCGCGGTCGGGCCGATGGTGTCGCAAGCCTATGGCGCCGGTGACTACGACGTGATCGGCCGAAGTGTCCGTCAGGGGCTGTGGATGGGCGTCGCGCTGTCGATTCCCTCGATCACCCTCCTGTACAACGCGGACCGGCTGTTCGCCCTCATGGGGCACGACGCCGATACGGCGTCCCTGGCGACGGCATACCTGCGCGCCATCCTCTGGGGCTTTCTGCCCTTCATGTGGTTTGCCGCGCTGCGGAGTTTCGTGGAAGGCGTGTCCCGGCCGTTTCCCGTAACCTTGATCACCCTGCTCGGACTGGGGCTGAACATCGGGTCCAACTATGTCCTGATGTTTGGCAAGCTCGGATTTCCGGCGCTCGGTGTGGTGGGCACCGGCTATGCGAGCGCCGTCGTGTTCTGGTTTATGTGCGTGGTCCTGGCGCTGCTGGCCGGCCGGCAGCCGGCGCTTCGGGGGTTCGCCGTCTTTTCCCGGCTTCGGCTACCGGACACGGAGTACTTCCGGAAGCTGTTCCGCATCGGATGGCCCATCGGCGCCCTGCATGGCGTCGAGGCGGGTCTGTTTTCGGTGACGGCGCTCCTCATCGGCGTGCTGGGCACCAACGACCTGGCCGCGCACCAGGTCGCGATCCAGTTCGCGGCCTTTACGTTCATGGTGCCGCTCGGCATCGGGATCGCGACGTCGGTCCGGGTGGGCCAGGCGGTAGGCCGGCAGGATGCCGTCGGCATTCGCATGGCGGGCTATATCGGGATCGGGCTGGCGATGACGTTCATGGGGTGTGCGGCGCTGTTTTTATGGCTCGCCCCCGAGACGGCCGTAGGGTTTTATCTCGATGTCGACGAGCCGGCGAACCGGGAGGTGGTCCGCCTCGCGGTGCAGCTCCTGGGTTTCGCCGCGGTCTTTCAGGTGTTCGATGGCGCGCAGGTGAGCGCCTCGGGTGCGCTGCGCGGTCTGAAGGATACGCGCGGCCCGATGCTCATCGGCGCGCTGGCGTACTGGGGCGTGGGGATGACGACGGGATATGCGCTCGGGTTCTGGGCCGGCATGGGTGCGGCTGGCCTCTGGGCCGGTCTGGTCGTCGGCCTGATGGTCGCGGCGCTCGCGCTGATCTGGCGCTTCGTCTATGCGGCGCGCGTGGCGGGAGACCGCCTCGCCGCGGAGGCTTCCACGTGA
- a CDS encoding CDP-alcohol phosphatidyltransferase family protein, protein MTDHRRLALWAFIHAIAMLVAGALSFAFRTPIPLVAAAAGSFGGLAIAFRRQWTPEGRFGLANAITALRLGGSLALVYLGASIPPGILQALLWIALFALDAADGYVARRRGLASPFGAFFDKESDALFVGVLGFALYIQDLLGAWVLLLGALRYVFVIAMQFVRVDGEFRSRSARYIYVTCVIALLAAFVLPPLPAAMVAVAGGSLLTFSFLRYFYWLAGQRAPAWVKKPGLPGFLLAFAALNGLLLLPAYLGVASTSTFFPVPETASPTTTLTWSRGWYDIALYVFVRRPNQDLFRLSFDLTFMVFVLVWFRASPRRAAIRRTVVALYLFLVAFEAYESLALSFFHRPGLLFEDARYLVNLYYLLLDSFSPRYAGWLYAALCGLGLLLSLVPRLFGLMDRALDARRLADTVRYAALVFIPVTAGLWAWYGPLANGPTLRSTLPRVTANAASSIQFARQERARQFERVDSTYFGYDALALTRRPPIYMILIESYGRILEDDPTLNGTYHALMDTLDTRLRAGGWHAATTTSTAPITGGLSWLSMNTALSGLTIDNRTTYLRYLSRVDAYPHLVRFLDRHGYETISLQPPTRARPGLPAENPLAFDRTVYFDDLRYTGKPYSIWIIPDQYSLNYTHAHYIPDDGSPYFLFFETASTHAPWDDTPPLVADWRQLNRADAPPAAPPLTLADKLAASIRDHLQQPRGDASTRYMESIVYDFEVLVRYILEDAPEESIFLILGDHQPPVLRSEHFDTPAHVIVRDTTLLDRFQPYGFRPGMRITPLQSPINHGGLYSMLVDVLTADADVPLPGPAYRPAGISSSILWKTE, encoded by the coding sequence ATGACCGACCACCGGCGCCTTGCGCTCTGGGCATTCATCCATGCGATAGCCATGCTGGTCGCCGGCGCCCTGTCGTTCGCCTTCCGCACCCCGATCCCGCTGGTCGCCGCCGCGGCGGGCTCGTTTGGCGGTCTGGCGATCGCGTTCCGGCGTCAGTGGACGCCCGAGGGCCGCTTCGGCCTCGCCAACGCCATCACGGCCCTGCGCCTCGGCGGTTCGCTCGCACTCGTCTACCTGGGCGCCTCGATCCCTCCGGGCATCCTGCAAGCCCTGCTCTGGATCGCGCTGTTCGCGCTCGATGCGGCGGATGGGTATGTGGCGCGCCGGCGTGGACTCGCCTCCCCGTTTGGGGCCTTCTTCGACAAAGAGAGCGATGCGTTGTTCGTGGGCGTGCTGGGGTTCGCCCTGTACATCCAGGACCTCCTCGGCGCCTGGGTCCTCCTCCTCGGCGCCCTGCGCTACGTGTTCGTCATCGCCATGCAGTTTGTTCGGGTCGATGGCGAGTTCCGGTCGCGATCGGCGCGCTACATCTATGTCACCTGCGTCATCGCCCTGCTCGCCGCGTTCGTGCTGCCGCCGCTGCCCGCCGCGATGGTCGCCGTCGCCGGCGGCAGCCTCCTCACCTTTTCCTTCCTGCGCTATTTCTACTGGCTTGCCGGGCAACGCGCGCCGGCCTGGGTGAAGAAGCCCGGCCTGCCCGGCTTTTTGCTGGCCTTCGCAGCGTTGAACGGCCTGCTCCTCCTGCCGGCGTATCTCGGCGTGGCCTCGACCAGCACCTTCTTCCCCGTGCCCGAGACGGCATCTCCTACGACCACCTTAACCTGGTCGCGCGGCTGGTACGACATTGCGCTGTACGTCTTCGTCCGCCGGCCCAATCAAGACCTCTTCCGGCTCAGCTTCGACCTGACGTTCATGGTGTTCGTGCTCGTCTGGTTCCGCGCATCGCCGCGCCGCGCCGCGATACGACGAACCGTGGTGGCGCTCTACCTCTTTCTTGTGGCCTTCGAGGCCTACGAGTCGCTGGCCCTCTCGTTCTTCCATCGCCCGGGGCTGCTCTTCGAGGACGCCCGTTACCTCGTCAACCTCTACTATCTGCTGCTGGACTCGTTTTCCCCGCGTTACGCCGGCTGGTTGTATGCCGCGCTCTGCGGCCTGGGACTCCTCCTCTCTCTTGTGCCGCGTCTGTTCGGGCTGATGGACCGGGCGCTCGACGCCCGCCGGCTGGCGGACACCGTCCGGTACGCGGCCCTGGTCTTCATCCCGGTCACCGCCGGCCTCTGGGCGTGGTACGGCCCCCTTGCAAACGGCCCGACCCTGCGCTCCACCCTGCCCCGGGTGACGGCGAACGCGGCGTCGTCTATCCAGTTCGCCCGGCAGGAACGCGCGCGCCAGTTCGAGCGCGTGGATTCCACCTACTTCGGATACGACGCCCTGGCGCTGACGCGGCGCCCGCCGATCTACATGATCCTGATCGAGTCGTACGGCCGCATCCTGGAAGACGACCCCACGTTGAACGGGACCTATCATGCCCTGATGGATACCCTGGACACCCGGCTCCGCGCCGGCGGATGGCACGCCGCGACCACCACGAGCACCGCGCCGATCACCGGCGGTCTCTCGTGGCTCAGCATGAACACAGCGCTCTCGGGCCTGACGATCGACAACCGGACCACCTACCTGCGTTATCTGAGCCGTGTGGACGCCTACCCGCATCTCGTACGCTTTCTCGACCGGCACGGGTACGAAACCATTAGCTTGCAGCCCCCCACCCGCGCTCGTCCCGGACTGCCGGCGGAGAATCCGCTGGCGTTTGACCGCACGGTGTATTTCGACGATCTACGGTATACGGGGAAGCCCTACAGCATCTGGATCATACCGGATCAGTACAGTCTGAATTACACGCACGCGCACTATATTCCGGATGACGGATCGCCCTATTTCCTCTTTTTCGAAACCGCATCAACGCATGCGCCCTGGGACGACACGCCGCCGCTCGTCGCCGACTGGCGACAACTGAACCGCGCCGACGCGCCGCCGGCCGCGCCGCCGCTCACGCTGGCGGATAAACTGGCCGCGTCGATCCGGGATCACCTGCAGCAACCCCGGGGCGACGCATCGACCCGCTACATGGAGAGTATCGTGTACGATTTCGAGGTGCTCGTCCGCTACATCCTCGAAGACGCCCCCGAGGAGAGCATCTTCCTCATCCTGGGCGACCACCAGCCGCCCGTGCTCCGGAGCGAGCACTTCGACACGCCCGCGCATGTGATCGTTCGGGACACGACGCTGCTGGATCGTTTCCAGCCGTACGGATTCCGCCCCGGCATGCGCATCACCCCCCTTCAGTCCCCCATCAACCACGGCGGGCTGTACTCCATGCTCGTGGATGTGCTCACCGCCGACGCGGATGTGCCGCTGCCCGGGCCGGCCTACCGCCCGGCCGGCATCTCATCCTCCATCCTCTGGAAGACGGAATGA